A window of the Streptomyces griseochromogenes genome harbors these coding sequences:
- a CDS encoding ricin-type beta-trefoil lectin domain protein, whose amino-acid sequence MASPRLLRRCLYAALSAALVGSAAVGPARAQTAAPAAAAVATFSDSFDGPAGSGVDASKWTLETGDNVNNHERQYYTSGTKNAALDGQGHLVITARKENPAGYQCWYGSCQYTSARMNTAGKFNAQYGHVEARMKIPRGQGMWPAFWMLGTPVNWPDSGEIDVMENVGFEPSTVHGTMHGPGYSGSGGIGAGYTLPGGQAFADAFHTFAVDWAPDSITWSVDGNVYQRRTPADLGGKTWVFNKPFFLILNLAVGGYWPGDPDGSTQFPQQLVVDSVSVTTSDSAAGVPIRGLAGKCADVAGANSANGTPVQLYDCNGTGAQQWTVGPDGTIRALGKCLDVTGNGTADGSTVQLWDCTGGPNQKWAVSAAHDIVNPQADKCLDATGNSSANGTRLQIWTCSGGANQKWTVG is encoded by the coding sequence ATGGCCTCCCCCCGCCTGCTCCGCAGATGCCTGTATGCCGCGCTGTCAGCCGCCCTGGTCGGCTCCGCCGCCGTCGGCCCGGCCCGGGCCCAGACCGCCGCCCCGGCGGCCGCTGCCGTCGCCACGTTCTCCGACTCCTTCGACGGGCCCGCCGGCTCCGGGGTCGACGCCTCGAAGTGGACGCTGGAGACCGGCGACAACGTCAACAACCACGAGCGGCAGTACTACACCTCCGGCACCAAGAACGCGGCCCTGGACGGCCAGGGCCATCTGGTGATCACCGCCCGGAAGGAGAACCCGGCGGGCTACCAGTGCTGGTACGGCAGCTGCCAGTACACCTCGGCCCGGATGAACACCGCCGGGAAGTTCAACGCCCAGTACGGCCATGTCGAGGCCCGGATGAAGATCCCGCGCGGGCAGGGCATGTGGCCCGCGTTCTGGATGCTCGGCACACCGGTCAACTGGCCGGACTCGGGCGAGATCGACGTGATGGAGAACGTCGGCTTCGAACCCTCGACCGTGCACGGGACGATGCACGGCCCCGGCTACTCGGGCTCGGGCGGCATAGGCGCCGGCTACACCCTGCCGGGCGGGCAGGCTTTCGCGGACGCGTTCCACACCTTCGCCGTCGACTGGGCGCCCGACTCGATCACCTGGTCGGTGGACGGCAACGTCTACCAGCGGCGCACCCCCGCCGACCTGGGCGGGAAGACCTGGGTGTTCAACAAGCCGTTCTTCCTGATCCTGAACCTGGCGGTCGGCGGGTACTGGCCGGGCGACCCGGACGGCTCCACCCAGTTCCCGCAGCAGCTGGTGGTGGACTCGGTGTCGGTGACGACGAGCGACAGCGCGGCCGGTGTCCCGATCCGGGGCCTTGCGGGCAAGTGCGCCGACGTGGCGGGCGCGAACTCCGCCAACGGGACCCCGGTCCAGCTCTACGACTGCAACGGCACGGGAGCCCAGCAGTGGACGGTCGGCCCGGACGGCACGATCCGGGCGCTCGGCAAGTGCCTGGACGTCACCGGCAACGGCACGGCGGACGGCTCGACCGTCCAGCTGTGGGACTGCACGGGCGGCCCCAACCAGAAGTGGGCCGTCTCGGCGGCCCACGACATCGTCAACCCGCAGGCGGACAAGTGCCTGGACGCGACCGGGAACAGCTCGGCCAATGGCACCCGGCTGCAGATCTGGACGTGCTCGGGCGGCGCCAACCAGAAGTGGACGGTCGGCTGA
- a CDS encoding FBP domain-containing protein: MRSLTEQDIRNSFINCSKGEAKRLAVPRDLGEHPWDDLDFLGWRDPGAPDRSYLVAERDGRPVGVALRFPAARRGFLHRSMCSVCLTTHPGGGVSLMTARKAGAAGREGNSVGVYMCTDLACSLYVRGKKVPESGSRFEESLTLEEQVARTVGNLSAFLDKLRA; encoded by the coding sequence ATGAGATCCCTCACCGAGCAGGACATCCGCAACTCATTCATCAACTGCTCCAAGGGGGAGGCCAAGCGCCTCGCGGTCCCACGCGACCTCGGTGAACACCCGTGGGACGACCTGGACTTCCTCGGCTGGCGGGATCCCGGCGCACCCGACCGGAGCTATCTGGTCGCCGAGCGGGACGGGCGGCCCGTCGGTGTGGCCCTGCGCTTCCCCGCCGCGCGCCGCGGGTTCCTGCACCGCAGCATGTGTTCGGTGTGTCTGACGACGCATCCCGGCGGCGGGGTGTCACTGATGACCGCCCGGAAGGCGGGCGCGGCGGGCCGCGAGGGCAATTCGGTCGGGGTGTACATGTGCACGGACCTGGCGTGCTCGCTGTACGTGCGCGGGAAGAAGGTGCCGGAGTCCGGAAGCCGCTTCGAGGAGAGCCTGACCCTGGAGGAGCAGGTCGCCCGCACGGTGGGCAACCTGTCCGCGTTCCTCGACAAGCTCCGCGCCTGA
- a CDS encoding quinone oxidoreductase family protein has protein sequence MRAVRIEEFGGPEVLVPVEVPDPVAGPGQVLVRVAAAGVNRADALVRAGRYHRAGRPPLIPGVEAAGTVAAVGEGVTGFRVGQRVMALDGIDSPGFYAESAAVSATQVTTLPDGVDLTEAAALPVAWLSAWYCLRRLAKVAQGDTVVVKAAASGVGTAAVQIAAEAGARVVALAGSAEKAAWAGRFGAADVVDTSRHADEAEVEEVLRLTGGRGADVVLDTVGGRAFGRSLRETGHGGRVVALANVALEQSILDTRDFYPKNIAILGFQLTNLQIHGWDPRPDLRELAERVAAGVYRVPVETVLPLSEARAAHERLESRDNRGKIVLTPGG, from the coding sequence ATGCGTGCGGTGCGGATCGAGGAGTTCGGCGGGCCGGAGGTACTGGTTCCGGTCGAGGTGCCGGACCCGGTGGCCGGGCCCGGACAGGTGCTCGTGCGGGTCGCGGCCGCCGGCGTGAACCGCGCCGACGCGCTGGTGCGGGCCGGCCGCTACCACCGCGCGGGGCGCCCGCCGCTGATCCCCGGCGTGGAGGCGGCCGGCACCGTGGCGGCAGTGGGGGAGGGGGTGACCGGCTTCCGGGTGGGGCAGCGCGTCATGGCGCTCGACGGCATCGACTCACCCGGCTTCTACGCCGAGTCGGCCGCCGTGTCCGCCACGCAGGTGACCACGCTGCCCGACGGCGTGGACCTGACCGAGGCGGCGGCCCTGCCCGTGGCCTGGCTCTCCGCCTGGTACTGCCTGCGCAGGCTGGCCAAGGTGGCTCAGGGTGACACGGTCGTCGTCAAGGCCGCCGCGAGCGGCGTGGGCACCGCGGCGGTACAGATCGCCGCCGAGGCCGGCGCCCGGGTGGTCGCCCTCGCCGGATCGGCCGAAAAGGCGGCGTGGGCCGGGCGGTTCGGGGCGGCCGATGTCGTGGACACCTCCCGGCACGCCGACGAGGCCGAGGTCGAGGAGGTGCTGCGGCTGACCGGCGGGCGCGGCGCCGACGTCGTCCTCGACACCGTCGGCGGCCGGGCCTTCGGGCGCAGCCTGCGCGAGACGGGGCACGGCGGCCGGGTCGTCGCCCTCGCCAACGTCGCCCTGGAGCAGAGCATCCTCGACACCCGCGACTTCTACCCGAAGAACATCGCGATCCTCGGCTTCCAGCTCACCAACCTGCAGATCCACGGCTGGGACCCGCGCCCGGACCTGCGCGAGCTGGCCGAGCGGGTGGCCGCGGGCGTCTACCGGGTGCCGGTGGAGACCGTGCTGCCGCTGTCCGAGGCGCGTGCCGCGCACGAGCGGCTGGAGAGCCGGGACAACCGGGGCAAGATCGTGCTCACCCCGGGCGGCTGA
- a CDS encoding ROK family transcriptional regulator, with amino-acid sequence MTGRNGRTVRDLRRSNRTAVLQRLYFDGPLSRFELGPITGLSSGSVSNVVADLVADGLVEEAGSVDSDGGRPRTLLRVAPHSGQMIGVDVGETRVRVELFDLTLTELARTERPLTQQGYDADVIAGHIRDGITEVLTAEDASPERLLGVGVGVPGIVEHTAGQGAVVHGQTIGWDAVPLEELLRSTSQLPGAVPYFIDNGAKTLGQAEMWFGGGRGARNAVVVLFGSGVGACLVSPEVEHGRALEWGHLTVRVRGRRCRCGAPGCLEAYAGAESLLARWREEGGRPPKGTDEETALTAMLAAAYPPEGRDPDPVALAVLEEAAEYLGAGLSDLINLFQPERILIGGWAGLQLGTRFLPAVRRHATTYALRYPAEKVTIDLGRLGPDAVTVGAAILPLADFFARGGRRAEPATEDRHPAWRAALEERAPR; translated from the coding sequence ATGACGGGGCGGAACGGGCGCACGGTGCGCGATCTGAGACGGAGCAACCGCACGGCCGTGCTGCAGCGGCTGTACTTCGACGGCCCCCTCAGCCGTTTCGAGCTGGGCCCGATCACGGGCCTGAGCTCCGGCTCGGTCAGCAATGTGGTCGCGGACCTGGTGGCCGACGGCCTGGTCGAGGAGGCCGGCAGCGTCGACTCCGACGGCGGCCGCCCCCGCACTCTGCTGCGCGTCGCCCCGCACAGCGGACAGATGATCGGCGTCGACGTCGGCGAAACCCGCGTCCGGGTGGAGCTGTTCGACCTGACGCTCACCGAACTCGCCCGCACCGAACGCCCGCTGACCCAGCAGGGCTACGACGCCGACGTCATCGCCGGTCACATCCGCGACGGCATCACCGAGGTCCTCACGGCCGAGGACGCCTCGCCCGAGCGGCTGCTCGGCGTCGGCGTCGGCGTGCCCGGCATCGTCGAGCACACCGCCGGACAGGGCGCCGTCGTGCACGGGCAGACCATCGGCTGGGACGCGGTCCCGCTGGAGGAACTGCTTCGCTCGACCTCCCAACTGCCGGGCGCTGTCCCGTACTTCATCGACAACGGCGCCAAGACCCTCGGTCAGGCGGAGATGTGGTTCGGCGGGGGGCGTGGAGCCCGCAACGCGGTGGTCGTGCTCTTCGGCTCCGGAGTCGGCGCCTGCCTGGTGAGCCCCGAGGTGGAGCACGGGCGGGCCCTGGAGTGGGGCCATCTGACTGTACGGGTCCGGGGGCGCCGCTGCCGCTGCGGTGCGCCGGGCTGCCTGGAGGCCTACGCGGGCGCCGAGTCGCTGCTGGCCCGCTGGCGTGAGGAGGGCGGGCGCCCGCCCAAGGGCACCGACGAGGAGACCGCGCTCACCGCGATGCTCGCCGCCGCCTACCCGCCCGAGGGCAGGGACCCCGACCCCGTGGCGCTCGCCGTCCTGGAGGAGGCCGCCGAGTATCTGGGTGCGGGCCTGTCCGACCTGATCAACCTCTTCCAGCCCGAGCGGATCCTGATCGGCGGCTGGGCCGGGCTCCAGCTCGGCACCCGGTTCCTGCCCGCCGTACGCCGCCACGCGACGACGTACGCCCTGCGGTACCCCGCCGAGAAGGTGACCATCGACCTCGGCCGGCTCGGCCCCGACGCGGTCACCGTGGGCGCCGCGATCCTGCCCCTGGCCGACTTCTTCGCCCGCGGCGGCCGCCGTGCCGAACCGGCGACCGAGGACCGCCACCCCGCCTGGCGGGCCGCACTGGAGGAACGCGCACCGCGCTGA
- a CDS encoding PAS domain S-box protein: MEAERADAVVWRNRALTLFDRVSVPVAVCDVYGSVVLANPAMAAECGTTPGRLKGRDVLELFRPQEATQVKRIAEALRMRRRSRYQVSVRWRAPGGAERYGELTADPVSDSTDQTPALLVMLWVHGERTARPEPEPAPVTEVEGRVLALLAGGTTTDRAARELGLSKDGVTYHLRRLSARWGAANRTELVARAYALGVLAPGVWPPEARSARPGPE, encoded by the coding sequence GTGGAGGCGGAGCGGGCCGACGCGGTGGTCTGGCGCAACCGGGCGCTGACCCTCTTCGACCGGGTCTCGGTACCGGTCGCGGTGTGTGACGTGTACGGCTCGGTCGTGCTCGCCAACCCGGCGATGGCCGCCGAGTGCGGTACGACGCCGGGGCGGCTGAAGGGCCGGGACGTGCTGGAGCTGTTCCGGCCGCAGGAGGCCACGCAGGTGAAGCGGATCGCCGAGGCGCTGCGGATGCGGCGCCGCTCTCGCTACCAGGTGTCCGTGCGCTGGCGCGCGCCCGGTGGTGCGGAGCGGTACGGGGAACTGACGGCGGATCCCGTGAGCGACAGCACGGACCAGACACCCGCGCTGCTGGTCATGCTGTGGGTTCACGGCGAGCGCACCGCCCGTCCCGAACCGGAGCCCGCGCCCGTCACCGAGGTGGAGGGCCGGGTCCTGGCGCTGCTGGCCGGGGGCACCACCACGGACCGGGCCGCCCGTGAGCTGGGCCTGAGCAAGGACGGTGTCACTTATCACCTACGGCGTCTGTCGGCCCGCTGGGGGGCGGCCAACCGCACCGAACTGGTCGCCCGCGCCTACGCCCTCGGCGTGCTCGCACCGGGGGTGTGGCCGCCGGAGGCGAGGTCGGCGCGGCCCGGTCCGGAATAA
- a CDS encoding PHP domain-containing protein, giving the protein MDPVAALDRIAFLLERSLAPTYRVRAFRTAARVLSALPEGEVAERAAAGTLESLKGVGPKTAQVVREALAGQLPGYLRTLEEETAAPPADGGGAELRALLRGDCHTHSDWSDGGSPIEEMGRAAARLGHEWTALTDHSPRLTVARGLSPQRLREQLEVVAELNARWAPFRLLTGIECDILEDGSLDQEPGLLARLDVVVVSVHSKLRMDARSMTRRMVTAVRDPHADVLGHCTGRLVTGRGRPESEFDSDEVFAACAESGTAVEINSRPERLDPPRRLLRGAVAAGVLFSIDTDAHAPGQLDWQILGCARAEECGVPAERVVTTWTAEELLAWTHGGRTPV; this is encoded by the coding sequence ATGGATCCCGTCGCGGCCCTGGACCGGATCGCCTTCCTGCTGGAGCGGTCGCTGGCGCCCACCTACCGGGTACGGGCCTTCCGTACCGCCGCCCGGGTGCTGTCCGCGCTGCCCGAGGGCGAGGTCGCCGAGCGCGCGGCGGCGGGCACGCTGGAGTCGCTGAAGGGGGTCGGCCCGAAGACCGCGCAGGTGGTGCGGGAGGCCCTGGCCGGGCAGCTGCCCGGCTATCTGCGCACGCTGGAGGAGGAGACCGCCGCGCCGCCGGCCGACGGCGGCGGAGCGGAGCTCAGGGCACTGCTGCGCGGGGACTGCCACACCCACTCGGACTGGTCGGACGGCGGCAGTCCGATCGAGGAGATGGGGCGGGCCGCGGCCCGGCTCGGCCATGAGTGGACCGCGCTGACCGACCACTCCCCCCGACTGACCGTGGCCCGGGGCCTGTCGCCGCAGCGGTTGCGCGAGCAGTTGGAGGTGGTGGCGGAGCTGAATGCGCGGTGGGCGCCGTTCCGGCTGCTCACCGGCATCGAGTGCGACATCCTGGAGGACGGTTCGCTGGACCAGGAGCCCGGGCTGCTGGCCCGGCTCGACGTGGTCGTGGTGTCCGTGCACTCCAAGCTGCGGATGGACGCCCGCTCGATGACCCGCCGCATGGTCACCGCCGTCCGCGATCCGCACGCCGACGTGCTCGGCCACTGCACCGGGCGCCTGGTGACGGGACGCGGGCGGCCGGAGTCGGAGTTCGACTCGGACGAGGTGTTCGCCGCCTGCGCCGAGTCGGGCACGGCGGTGGAGATCAACAGCCGTCCCGAGCGGCTGGACCCGCCGAGACGGCTGCTGCGCGGGGCCGTGGCCGCCGGGGTGCTGTTCTCGATCGACACCGACGCGCATGCGCCAGGTCAGCTGGACTGGCAGATCCTGGGGTGTGCGCGGGCCGAGGAGTGCGGGGTGCCGGCCGAGCGGGTGGTGACGACCTGGACGGCGGAGGAACTGCTGGCGTGGACCCATGGGGGTCGTACGCCGGTCTGA
- a CDS encoding nuclear transport factor 2 family protein — protein sequence MNRTGVKAALTDLIFNTDLTVQEAADRHFTPEYRQRTDGQWADRAEFVEHITHVRTLVADGHVEVQDELYDGGKYADRHTVYITKKDGSTVTTEVYLFADLAPDGRFSRIEETTLMLQGSEADRTIGSAR from the coding sequence ATGAACCGCACCGGCGTCAAGGCCGCCCTCACCGACCTGATCTTCAACACCGACCTCACCGTGCAGGAGGCCGCCGACCGTCACTTCACCCCGGAGTACCGTCAGCGCACCGACGGGCAGTGGGCCGACCGCGCGGAGTTCGTCGAGCACATCACCCATGTGCGCACCCTCGTCGCCGACGGCCACGTCGAGGTGCAGGACGAGCTGTACGACGGCGGCAAGTACGCCGACCGGCACACCGTGTACATCACGAAGAAGGACGGTTCGACCGTGACCACGGAGGTCTACCTCTTCGCCGACCTCGCGCCCGACGGCCGGTTCAGCCGCATCGAGGAGACCACCTTGATGCTCCAGGGCTCCGAGGCCGACCGCACCATCGGCAGCGCCCGCTAG
- a CDS encoding CGNR zinc finger domain-containing protein has protein sequence MTQPSDPALAFPFLGGRPCLDFVATLGKRHAVPLERLPGPDALARWITEAGLAAEEGPVPVTARDLTEGRALREAVHRVVRSAMAGQEPDAADVRLVNEMASRPDLAPQLGPRRWTARHPARAALATVARDAVLLVGGPLLERVKECGNPGCSLLFLDDSQARRRRWCSMERCGNLAKVAGYRSRNRAAPRGEGTFGPRAEREQAKGCTSYASGAGDSCAWWDAVGSRWSSRRCDRPPRRRSPTSSRCASAPSRPR, from the coding sequence ATGACCCAGCCATCCGACCCGGCGCTCGCCTTCCCCTTCCTGGGCGGCCGCCCCTGCCTGGACTTCGTCGCCACCCTCGGCAAACGGCACGCCGTACCCCTGGAGCGGCTCCCCGGCCCCGACGCCCTGGCCCGTTGGATCACCGAGGCGGGGCTGGCCGCCGAGGAAGGTCCGGTCCCGGTCACCGCACGGGACCTGACCGAGGGCCGCGCCCTGCGCGAGGCGGTCCACCGCGTCGTACGGTCGGCGATGGCCGGGCAGGAGCCGGATGCGGCGGATGTGCGGCTGGTCAACGAGATGGCGTCCCGCCCGGACCTCGCGCCCCAGCTGGGGCCCCGGCGCTGGACCGCGCGCCATCCGGCGCGCGCCGCCCTCGCGACGGTGGCCCGGGACGCCGTCCTCCTGGTCGGCGGCCCCCTGCTGGAGCGGGTCAAGGAGTGCGGGAACCCGGGCTGTTCCCTGCTGTTCCTCGACGACTCGCAGGCCCGGCGCCGCCGCTGGTGCTCGATGGAACGCTGCGGCAACCTCGCCAAGGTCGCCGGCTACCGCTCGCGCAACCGGGCCGCCCCACGCGGTGAAGGTACGTTCGGCCCGCGCGCGGAACGGGAACAGGCCAAGGGATGCACGTCGTACGCGAGTGGAGCCGGCGACTCCTGCGCCTGGTGGGACGCCGTCGGGAGCCGGTGGTCGTCCAGACGCTGCGATCGGCCGCCGCGGCGACGATCGCCTACGTCATCGCGCTGCGCCTCAGCCCCGAGCCGGCCCCGCTGA
- a CDS encoding MarR family winged helix-turn-helix transcriptional regulator — MTNDVGHDIANALGILLRRTARAKLHKELTQGMGEGVDELTYPVLSALARTGPRSAADLAPDVGLDRSGVTRRASRLEVAGLVRREPDPADRRAHLLVLTEQGELAVAELRTRLADRIMASLSSWPPGEAEAFARHLRRFTVEGPFA; from the coding sequence GTGACGAACGACGTAGGACACGACATCGCCAACGCGCTGGGCATCCTTCTGCGGCGCACCGCGCGCGCGAAGCTGCACAAGGAGCTGACCCAAGGCATGGGTGAGGGGGTGGACGAGCTGACGTACCCGGTACTCAGCGCGCTCGCCCGGACCGGGCCCCGCAGTGCGGCCGACCTCGCCCCCGACGTCGGCCTCGACCGCTCCGGCGTCACCCGCCGGGCCTCTCGCCTGGAGGTCGCCGGTCTCGTCCGCCGTGAGCCGGATCCCGCCGACCGGCGCGCCCATCTGCTCGTCCTCACCGAGCAGGGCGAACTCGCGGTGGCGGAGCTGCGTACCCGGCTGGCGGACCGCATCATGGCGAGCCTGTCCTCGTGGCCGCCGGGTGAGGCGGAGGCCTTCGCCCGCCATCTGCGCCGCTTCACGGTCGAGGGGCCCTTCGCCTGA